Proteins co-encoded in one Hyla sarda isolate aHylSar1 chromosome 4, aHylSar1.hap1, whole genome shotgun sequence genomic window:
- the NHP2 gene encoding H/ACA ribonucleoprotein complex subunit 2 yields the protein MKIKKEKREEEEETEVAAIAPERTYEEQLENLNPIAQPLAGRKLTKRLYKCIKKAVKNKNIRRGVKEVQKFINKGEKGIVVLAGDTLPIEVYCHVPVMCEERNIPYAYVPSKSDLGGAAGSKRPTCVIMIKCNADYEDAYNDCFEEVQALPLPL from the exons ATGAAGATAAAGAAGGAGAAgcgagaggaggaagaagagaccgAGGTTGCTGCAATAGCCCCGGAGCGCACGTATGAGGAGCAGCTGGAGAATCTGAATCCTATAGCGCAGCCCCTGGCGGGGAGGAAGCTCACCAAGAGGCTGTACAAGTGCATCAAGAAAG ctGTCAAAAATAAGAATATCCGAAGAGGAGTAAAGGAGGTTCAGAAGTTCATCAATAAAGGAGAGAAGGG CATTGTTGTACTTGCTGGTGACACACTCCCCATTGAAGTTTATTGCCATGTTCCTGTCATGTGTGAAGAGCGCAACATACCATATGCATATGTCCCTTCTAAATCG GACTTAGGTGGTGCTGCTGGCTCCAAACGTCCAACCTGTGTAATAATGATCAAATGTAATGCTGACTATGAAGATGCATATAATGACTGTTTTGAGGAGGTACAGGCACTTCCTTTACCCTTATGA